GTCCGGGTGTCGGTCACCAAGCCCGGCATCCTGAAGGACGTCGCCCGCGTCGGCGTGACGATCGAGCGCGGCCACCGCAGCTAAAACGCATCAGCTTTTTGCCGAAACTGTCATGCCGTATTGAACTTGTCCGGTATCATCCCCACTAAGAGTGGCAATAGTTCACAAACCCACGACCACAAAGGGATACCGGTATATGACAACCCGGCCGATGCACCAGCACCTGCTGCTGGGCCTTCTGACGATTTCGCTGTTCGCAAGCCCGCTCGCCGAGGCCAAGCGCCTGGGCGGCAGCCGTTCCACCGGCATGCAGCGGAGTACCGCACCCAAACAGGCGCCGCAGGCGCCCATGCAACAAGCTGCGCCTGCCCCCGCGCAGACGCCGGCCCAGCAACCTGCCCGCAGCGGCGTCGGTACCGCGCTGGCCGGTGCAGCCGTTGGCGCCGCCGGCGGCTACATGCTCGGCAAGGCGCTCAACGCATCCGGCTCGGCCGAGTCGGAAAGCGGCGGCTTCCCCTGGGGCTGGATCCTGTTGCTTGGCGGTCTCACCGCCGCCGGCGTGATGTACATGCGTCGCCGCAACCGCGCCGCCCCCAGTTACGGCCCGGTACCGGCCGCCGCAGGTGGCGCAGCCAACTGGAAAGCCCAGCAGCCGGCACCGACGGATCGCGTTTTCCGCATCGGTGAAGGCATGGGTGCAACGGCACCGGTGCAGGCCATCACCCGCCTGCCCGACGGCACCGAAAGCGCCGCCTTCCTGCGCCAGGCCCGTGCCAGCTTCCTGCACATGCAGGCGCTGAACAGCCCAGAGCAACTTGAGGAGCTGCGCAACTACCTGACGCCGCAGATGTTCGACACGCTGCAGGCCGAGATCGGCAGCAACCAGGATCTGGCCGAGTTCCCGGAGCTGCAGGTCGAGTTGATCGACACCG
This window of the Jeongeupia sp. USM3 genome carries:
- a CDS encoding Tim44 domain-containing protein is translated as MTTRPMHQHLLLGLLTISLFASPLAEAKRLGGSRSTGMQRSTAPKQAPQAPMQQAAPAPAQTPAQQPARSGVGTALAGAAVGAAGGYMLGKALNASGSAESESGGFPWGWILLLGGLTAAGVMYMRRRNRAAPSYGPVPAAAGGAANWKAQQPAPTDRVFRIGEGMGATAPVQAITRLPDGTESAAFLRQARASFLHMQALNSPEQLEELRNYLTPQMFDTLQAEIGSNQDLAEFPELQVELIDTGDDNGQLVASARFSGKVSESLGAPAVPFAEVWHFVKLKPNDPRWVLAGIQQVN